Proteins encoded by one window of Ignavibacteriota bacterium:
- a CDS encoding glycosidase, which translates to MISPFKTNGQYFRTVLIFLIYIVLVISATVFTEAQETQVTVKSDASGTTLQVNGKDFMIIGMNWDYYPIGKNYTYSLWSQPDNVIQTALDNEMPLLKNMGVNAIRQYVGIPPRWIKYIYERYGIYTVLNHTFGRYGVSIDGMYMPNTDYSDPRIREYLVREVDSMVNDFRATPGLLMWLLGNENNYGLFWGGAATEDIPVGETLESMRARQMYSLFNDAIKTIKQKDTKHPVAIANGDLLFIDIIAKEIQGLDIFGTNMYRGISFRDAFQTVKEKLNIPIMFTEFGADAFNEKDMCEDQISQARYLLGNWQEIFEQSSGKGKIGNAIGGFTFQFSDGWWKYRQEINLDVHDVNASWSNGGYKEDYSEGENNMNEEWFGICAKGPSDGNGYYQLYPRASFYALKRAYRLDIYNTATDTIRIRNHFNSINLVEDVLTARGDRASLQTEEIKKVRISGLRMEFETYNTGGERITTPADRIPGGTSTPAFLGFDHLESFYAEVEARPSENITGKVSVNILGHVPENPIDEIFYENRGLPRTVVTGSGTSQMNDLERVKIFNASILWDSRWLMLDGFYRTGHYHWGYEGDFFGLYPEANYGDNINLYNADAPLGFEVTGKKLFDGLKVAFGPQLWWGANPTVLVKYQRSFGPIQATGMYQEDIDKQSTAVSSFAVPLAPTRKGTLHLAYKKGELGIEVGGIWSGSTKVGQQFQIATGTSGNYTIYQDHIKSSDAFGGKVKLTFSSGRWNWYAQGSVMGLVADGGPTSTLTYTGWRLKDCGMGNQRSFLTGLAVLFGNWQIAPNFLWQKPIEAPIPNDIPAPGRPRNILADPFAVRGNRETVAGELLINYDPTPATWLYMWDNDLREDASFAFSTGIVVRHQPTTQDASIGILKDGRTLFAFPGATPARDVWEVNSRFISKMQSGVGIIANTYFGTVEPNGSDVRLIHRYGGNVRCVYNSMKFIASAKVNDWGPYDYHRDFNLTYPLQFSADISTVFGTPEWFDIPQTRIGIIGTWRSLDRYSARYDFIKILDATGNLVPNTETPGQPIGNEWEIRTYIHLNVGM; encoded by the coding sequence ATGATTTCTCCTTTCAAGACAAACGGTCAATATTTTCGTACTGTGTTGATATTCTTGATTTATATCGTACTTGTTATTTCTGCAACAGTGTTTACTGAAGCACAAGAAACACAGGTAACTGTAAAGTCAGATGCATCGGGTACTACGCTTCAGGTGAACGGGAAAGATTTCATGATTATCGGTATGAATTGGGATTATTATCCTATTGGAAAAAATTATACATACAGTTTATGGTCACAGCCGGATAATGTAATTCAAACGGCACTTGATAATGAAATGCCGTTATTGAAAAATATGGGAGTAAATGCTATCCGCCAATATGTTGGCATACCTCCTCGTTGGATTAAATATATTTATGAGCGCTACGGAATTTATACGGTATTAAATCATACATTCGGGCGTTACGGTGTTTCAATTGATGGTATGTATATGCCTAACACGGATTATTCTGATCCTCGAATACGAGAGTATCTTGTACGAGAAGTGGACTCAATGGTTAATGATTTTAGAGCTACTCCCGGTTTACTTATGTGGTTACTTGGTAATGAAAACAATTATGGACTCTTTTGGGGTGGTGCGGCGACCGAGGATATTCCTGTGGGTGAAACATTAGAATCAATGAGAGCTCGTCAGATGTATTCGCTATTTAATGATGCTATTAAAACAATTAAACAAAAAGATACCAAGCACCCAGTAGCGATAGCCAATGGTGATTTGTTATTCATCGATATTATTGCCAAAGAAATTCAGGGTCTCGATATCTTCGGGACAAATATGTACAGGGGGATTTCATTCCGTGACGCATTTCAAACGGTGAAAGAAAAATTAAATATTCCCATCATGTTCACAGAGTTTGGTGCAGATGCTTTCAATGAAAAAGATATGTGCGAAGACCAAATCTCACAAGCGCGTTACCTCCTTGGTAATTGGCAGGAGATATTCGAACAATCGAGCGGTAAGGGAAAAATAGGAAATGCAATCGGTGGTTTTACATTCCAGTTCAGTGATGGTTGGTGGAAATATCGTCAGGAAATTAATCTCGATGTTCATGATGTGAATGCTTCCTGGTCCAATGGCGGATATAAAGAGGATTATTCGGAAGGGGAGAACAATATGAATGAGGAATGGTTTGGTATATGTGCAAAAGGACCTTCCGACGGTAATGGGTATTATCAATTGTATCCACGCGCTTCGTTCTACGCATTGAAAAGGGCGTACAGGCTTGATATCTATAATACGGCAACTGATACAATTAGAATAAGAAATCATTTTAACAGTATAAACTTGGTTGAGGATGTCTTAACTGCTCGGGGTGATCGCGCATCGCTTCAAACCGAGGAGATAAAAAAAGTAAGAATAAGCGGATTAAGGATGGAGTTTGAAACGTATAACACGGGTGGTGAACGGATTACAACTCCCGCCGACAGGATACCGGGAGGGACATCAACTCCTGCTTTTTTGGGTTTTGACCATTTGGAATCATTCTATGCCGAGGTAGAAGCACGTCCATCCGAAAATATTACGGGTAAAGTTTCAGTCAATATCCTTGGTCATGTACCTGAAAATCCCATCGATGAAATCTTTTATGAAAATCGGGGACTTCCCAGAACGGTGGTTACCGGATCTGGGACATCACAAATGAACGATCTTGAACGGGTGAAGATATTTAATGCCAGTATTTTATGGGACAGTCGTTGGCTTATGCTGGATGGCTTCTACAGAACAGGACATTATCATTGGGGATATGAAGGCGATTTCTTTGGCTTATATCCTGAAGCAAATTACGGTGATAATATCAATCTTTACAATGCAGATGCCCCCTTAGGATTTGAAGTTACCGGAAAGAAACTTTTTGACGGATTAAAGGTTGCTTTTGGTCCTCAACTCTGGTGGGGTGCAAATCCTACTGTACTTGTGAAATATCAACGGTCGTTCGGACCAATTCAAGCAACTGGTATGTATCAGGAAGATATTGATAAGCAGAGTACAGCAGTCAGTTCGTTCGCGGTACCGTTGGCACCAACCCGAAAAGGTACACTCCATCTTGCCTATAAAAAAGGTGAATTGGGAATCGAGGTAGGTGGAATCTGGTCGGGAAGTACAAAAGTAGGACAACAATTCCAGATTGCGACTGGGACATCGGGTAACTATACAATTTACCAAGACCATATTAAATCATCAGATGCATTTGGAGGAAAGGTTAAACTAACATTCTCAAGTGGCCGCTGGAATTGGTATGCTCAAGGTTCGGTGATGGGTCTCGTCGCCGATGGAGGACCAACTTCAACTCTTACATACACGGGATGGCGACTCAAAGATTGTGGAATGGGAAATCAACGAAGTTTCCTTACAGGGTTAGCGGTTCTTTTTGGTAATTGGCAGATCGCTCCAAACTTTTTGTGGCAAAAACCAATTGAAGCGCCAATACCTAACGATATTCCTGCGCCCGGTCGTCCAAGAAATATCCTTGCTGACCCGTTTGCAGTACGAGGGAATAGAGAAACAGTAGCAGGCGAATTACTTATCAATTATGACCCGACTCCTGCAACCTGGCTTTATATGTGGGATAACGACCTACGCGAAGACGCCTCGTTTGCATTTAGTACAGGCATTGTCGTTCGTCATCAACCCACGACACAAGATGCCTCGATTGGCATTTTGAAAGATGGAAGAACACTGTTTGCGTTTCCCGGTGCGACACCGGCAAGAGATGTATGGGAAGTTAACTCTCGTTTTATTTCCAAAATGCAATCGGGTGTTGGTATAATTGCAAACACATACTTTGGAACGGTTGAGCCAAACGGAAGTGATGTTCGTTTGATTCATCGTTATGGGGGCAATGTACGATGTGTTTATAATTCAATGAAATTCATCGCATCAGCAAAGGTCAATGATTGGGGTCCTTACGATTATCATCGCGATTTCAATCTTACCTATCCGCTACAATTCAGTGCTGATATCTCAACTGTTTTCGGTACACCGGAATGGTTCGATATTCCGCAAACCCGAATTGGCATTATCGGTACATGGCGTTCACTTGATAGATACTCGGCACGATACGATTTTATTAAAATATTAGACGCTACAGGAAACCTTGTGCCAAATACCGAAACACCCGGACAACCAATCGGGAATGAATGGGAAATTCGTACCTACATTCACTTGAATGTCGGAATGTGA
- a CDS encoding RNA polymerase sigma factor, which translates to MPSSDDKKLIEESKNGNHNAYKQLVERNMKQAYNLAYRFVGNHDDAEDVAQDAFVRAYRSLNYFRGDAEFSTWLYRIVTNLSLNRVKQMQRINKHELPMLEITTSGIGHEPSYVHSLDTSSHIERALHELPTLQRAVVILRHMNGLSTKQVSSILRCTEGTVKTHLHRAIRKLQSKLEFLKTEHA; encoded by the coding sequence TTGCCGTCGTCGGACGACAAGAAACTTATTGAAGAATCGAAGAATGGTAACCACAATGCGTATAAGCAGTTAGTTGAACGAAACATGAAACAGGCGTACAACCTTGCTTACCGGTTTGTCGGAAACCACGACGATGCAGAAGACGTTGCGCAGGACGCGTTTGTCCGTGCGTATCGTTCGCTGAACTATTTTCGCGGCGATGCGGAGTTTTCGACATGGCTCTATCGTATCGTCACCAATCTTTCGCTGAACAGAGTAAAGCAAATGCAACGCATCAACAAACATGAATTGCCGATGCTAGAAATAACAACATCAGGCATCGGACATGAACCGTCGTATGTTCATTCGTTGGATACATCGTCGCACATTGAGCGGGCATTGCATGAACTGCCAACACTTCAGCGCGCCGTCGTCATCCTTCGCCACATGAACGGGCTTTCCACCAAACAAGTGAGTTCCATTCTCCGTTGCACGGAAGGAACAGTGAAAACACATTTGCACAGGGCAATCAGAAAATTGCAATCAAAGTTAGAATTTTTGAAGACAGAACACGCATGA
- a CDS encoding zf-HC2 domain-containing protein, protein MMNHATIKNLLYDFVMNELPDAQRNRVEVHLKECQECTGEVETLTLFVEQLRNETIDWSEQQTPAYWNHFADAVAEQIRQEEKERRSFAERFGEWLDSFISFRPRDIAITGAVCALLVVSFVVGRVYFVKEKEAQPQQQLAQQTPVVDSEYVRLHDYFRKSKALLVGLANTNEGEVEQVDLETERTLSNNLLDESRSLKRTALDPRSERLINDMEKIFLKVANGGDNNDFPELELIRNGIERENLLYKIRRAEATYRTVPVQFASDIR, encoded by the coding sequence ATGATGAACCACGCAACAATAAAAAATCTCCTTTATGATTTTGTGATGAACGAACTTCCGGATGCTCAACGAAACCGGGTTGAAGTTCATCTCAAAGAATGTCAGGAATGTACAGGTGAAGTTGAAACGCTCACACTATTTGTCGAGCAGTTACGGAACGAAACAATTGATTGGAGCGAGCAACAAACTCCCGCATACTGGAATCATTTTGCCGATGCAGTCGCAGAGCAAATCAGACAAGAAGAAAAAGAACGACGGAGTTTTGCAGAACGATTCGGAGAGTGGCTTGATTCATTTATTTCATTCCGACCGAGAGACATTGCAATTACCGGAGCGGTCTGTGCATTGCTTGTAGTCTCGTTTGTCGTTGGTAGGGTATATTTTGTGAAAGAAAAAGAAGCACAACCACAACAACAACTTGCTCAACAAACTCCCGTTGTGGATTCTGAATATGTTCGTTTGCATGATTATTTCAGAAAATCAAAAGCATTGCTTGTCGGGTTGGCAAACACGAACGAAGGCGAAGTTGAGCAAGTTGATTTGGAGACCGAGAGAACGCTTTCCAATAATTTACTGGATGAATCCCGTTCGCTGAAACGGACAGCGCTCGACCCGCGCTCGGAGCGGCTCATCAATGACATGGAGAAAATATTTCTCAAGGTTGCCAACGGCGGCGACAATAATGATTTTCCCGAACTCGAACTGATTCGAAACGGAATCGAGCGGGAAAATCTTCTGTACAAAATCAGACGGGCGGAAGCGACCTATCGCACCGTTCCCGTTCAGTTTGCAAGTGATATCCGATAA